The Pochonia chlamydosporia 170 chromosome 1, whole genome shotgun sequence genome window below encodes:
- a CDS encoding U1 zinc finger family protein (similar to Metarhizium acridum CQMa 102 XP_007809688.1), which translates to MTEYWKASPNYWCKHCACYVRDTKLERQNHEATAKHQNAIKRSLRDLHRNHEREEREKERARREIDRLNGVVTSSSPGPSRPGRASVPAGASESSLKKQREQLAELGVAVPDDFRGEMAMPGEWTVTSTRVVESAGEGADEDKKARVATGVRKREDREEDREEEDAVKGLFKKPRRWGRDSKNMPEGEDEELDALLSGTVRLKGEEGVKEEVKEEVKEGVKKEDDIKGEPYTATSGIHDGVVKGEEEDGGAKVKVEEEAGDSGVAPVVFKKRKPKGLRTK; encoded by the coding sequence ATGACAGAATATTGGAAAGCATCACCAAACTACTGGTGCAAACACTGCGCCTGCTACGTCCGCGACACGAAGCTCGAGCGCCAAAACCATgaagccacagccaagcACCAAAACGCAATCAAGCGCTCACTACGAGACCTGCACCGCAACCACGAGCGAGAAGAACGCGAAAAAGAACGTGCGCGGAGAGAAATCGACCGTCTAAATGGAGTAGTTACCAGCTCCTCGCCCGGTCCATCACGACCGGGACGCGCTTCCGTTCCAGCGGGCGCAAGCGAATCATCGCTGAAGAAACAACGGGAGCAGTTGGCTGAGCTGGGTGTCGCAGTGCCGGATGACTTTCGAGGGGAAATGGCCATGCCTGGCGAGTGGACGGTCACGAGTACACGGGTCGTTGAGAGCGCGGGAGAGGGAGCGGAcgaggacaagaaggcgAGAGTTGCGACGGGGGTACGGAAGAGAGAGGACAGGGAGGAGGAtagagaggaggaggatgctgtGAAGGGCTTGTTTAAGAAGCCTAGGAGGTGGGGGAGGGATTCGAAGAATATGCCTGAGGgggaggatgaggagctggatgCGTTGCTGAGTGGGACGGTGAGGTTGAAGGGGGAAGAGGGTGTGAAGGAGGAGGTGAAGGAGGAGGTCAAGGAGGGGGTTAAAAAGGAGGACGATATCAAGGGTGAACCGTATACGGCGACGAGTGGGATACATGATGGGGTGGTgaagggggaggaggaggatggaggagcgaaggtcaaggttgaggaggaggctggtGATTCGGGAGTTGCGCCGGTGGTGTTTAAGAAGAGGAAGCCGAAGGGGTTGCGGACAAAGTAG
- a CDS encoding succinate-semialdehyde dehydrogenase (NADP+) (similar to Cladophialophora psammophila CBS 110553 XP_007743455.1), giving the protein MSPPAQQEDVYQTVNPTTAEIQKSFPYTSDSEVSNAIETAQKCYDNTWRQSSIADRAKVVSRAAALLKENLEMHAQFITLEMGKHIDQARWEVSVSSDILQYYAENAESFLKPYTIPKEKATVYSEPVGVILAIEPWNYPYYQLARVAGPQLMAGNVLLLKPAPSTPQCALAFAKAFEDAGAPKGAYTNIFSTIAQVNTLIDDFRVRGVCLTGSERAGASVAERAGRNLKKVVLELGGSDPVLVLEDADLEGSLSPCIMGRLLGMGQSCAASKRFIIVGQERGDAFVKGLTAGLAGLQPGEPTESSTTIGPLASQRGLDLLLDQISKAVEHGAKVVAGGKRIARPGFYVEPTIITNITPENPLFQQETFGPVFSVYTVASEAEAITLANATKFGLGASVYSADEERALRVSKLLDCGMVFINAPAWTSPEMPWGGVKNSGFGRELGGELGIAEFINKKLVRTP; this is encoded by the coding sequence ATGAGTCCCCCAGCACAGCAAGAAGACGTCTACCAGACAGTCAACCCAACCACGGCAGAGATTCAAAAGTCCTTCCCCTACACATCCGACTCAGAAGTCTCAAATGCCATTGAAACTGCCCAAAAATGCTACGACAACACCTGGCGCCAGTCCAGCATCGCGGACCGCGCCAAGGTTGTCTCCCGTGCCGCGGCTCTCCTCAAGGAAAACCTGGAGATGCACGCACAGTTCATCACTCTTGAAATGGGAAAACACATTGACCAAGCTCGCTGGGAGGTGTCAGTTTCCAGTGACATCCTGCAATACTACGCTGAAAACGCAGAGTCCTTCCTAAAGCCGTACACTATACCCAAAGAGAAGGCCACTGTCTACTCTGAGCCCGTCGGTGTCATTCTTGCCATTGAGCCATGGAACTACCCTTATTATCAACTCGCTCGAGTGGCTGGTCCGCAACTCATGGCCGGGAATGTACTTCTCCTGAAGCCAGCACCTAGTACGCCGCAGTGTGCGCTCGCCTTTGCAAAGGCTTTTGAGGATGCTGGTGCGCCAAAGGGCGCTTACACCAATATCTTCTCTACTATTGCTCAAGTTAATACCTTGATTGATGACTTTCGCGTTCGTGGCGTCTGCTTGACAGGCAGTGAGCGGGCCGGTGCTTCTGTTGCCGAGCGAGCAGGACGCAACTTGAAGAAAGTTGTTCTCGAACTTGGTGGAAGTGACCCGGTGCTAGTTTTGGAAGATGCCGACCTGGAAGGCTCTCTGAGTCCTTGTATCATGGGTCGTCTACTGGGGATGGGTCAGTCTTGCGCTGCATCTAAGCGTTTCATCATCGTTGGTCAAGAGCGTGGTGACGCCTTCGTAAAAGGCTTAACTGCAGGTCTTGCTGGTCTTCAACCAGGTGAACCGACTGAGAGCTCAACTACAATCGGACCCTTGGCCTCGCAGCGCGGATTGGATCTCCTGCTAGATCAAATCTCTAAAGCTGTCGAGCACGGCGCAAAGGTAGTCGCCGGAGGGAAACGAATTGCGCGGCCTGGATTCTATGTCGAGcccaccatcatcaccaacatcacgCCTGAGAATCCATTATTCCAGCAGGAGACATTTGGCCCCGTGTTTTCCGTGTATACTGTTGCAAGTGAAGCTGAGGCTATTACCCTTGCTAATGCTACGAAATTTGGCCTCGGAGCCTCCGTGTATAGTGCCGACGAGGAGAGGGCGCTTCGTGTCTCCAAATTGCTTGACTGTGGCATGGTTTTCATTAATGCGCCGGCTTGGACGAGTCCTGAAATGCCGTGGGGTGGTGTGAAGAATTCAGGATTTGGGAGAGAGCTTGGTGGTGAGCTGGGAATTGCGGAATTTATCAACAAGAAGTTGGTTAGGACGCCGTAG
- a CDS encoding dienelactone hydrolase (similar to Metarhizium robertsii ARSEF 23 XP_007818137.1) translates to MASNPPGRCCTLGKLFEGKPTGKLTKIDNKIDAYVATPPEGKAKTGYGILYIPDVIGVWQNSQLMADQFAECGYTTVVIDPFNGDPVPLNRPEGFDLMSWLNGGSDGKNPHTVPYVDPIVEAGIKYMKGLGVKRVGAVGYCFGAKYVVRHYKNGIDVGYIAHPSFVEEAELAAITGPLSIAAAETDSIFPAEKRHKSEEILKGTKLPYQINLYSGVEHGFSVRGDLKVKVQKFAKEQAFFQAVTWFDNYLVEE, encoded by the exons ATGGCTTCTAACCCGCCTGGCAGATGCTGCACCCTCGGAAAATTGTTTGA GGGCAAGCCCACTGGCAAACTCACCAAAATCGACAACAAAATCGATGCCTATGTAGCTACACCTCCCGagggcaaggccaagaccGGCTACGGAATTCTCTACATCCCCGATGTCATTGGCGTCTGGCAAAACAGCCAGCTGATGGCCGACCAGTTTGCCGAGTGTGGCTACACGACTGTTGTAATTGACCCGTTCAACGGCGATCCTGTGCCACTCAACCGGCCAGAAGGCTTCGACCTGATGTCCTGGCTGAACGGGGGCTCTGACGGCAAGAACCCGCATACTGTGCCTTATGTCGACCCCATTGTCGAGGCTGGTATCAAGTACATGAAGGGACTGGGCGTGAAGAGGGTTGGAGCTGTGGGATACTGCTTCGGAGCCAAG TATGTCGTCCGCCACTATAAgaatggcatcgatgtcGGTTACATTGCCCACCCTTCGTTCGTCGAGGAGGCGGAACTCGCTGCCATTACCGGTCCCCTCTccattgctgctgctgagacGGACAGCATTTTCCCTGCGGAGAAGAGGCACAAGTCGGAGGAGATTCTGAAGGGTACTAAGCTGCCGTATCAGATTAATTTGTATTCTGGCGTGGAGCATGGATTTTCTGTGCGTGGTGATTTGAAGGTCAAGGTGCAGAAGTTTGCAAAGGAGCAGGCATTTTTCCAGGCTGTGACTTGGTTTGATAACTATTTGGTTGAGGAGTAG
- a CDS encoding cytomegalovirus gH-receptor family protein (similar to Coccidioides immitis RS XP_001247401.1), translating into MDPINTRFSSPLSTPAPPSATSSTGPGQGYPSPPVTAHDETSASEDETGRGRSKFPMLSEVEVGLDDHIDGILSPASKAGSRAASTTKSRNRGVSGSTNKTNDSVQRLTAAEMRELTSSPDSLPIAPAPERRSIDQEMAAKTADQREQLRQRLQSRSPDPRRLDKIQTNGTAFETWTTAGPNGLWQMKDGPQRPCSPRTVSTPPTSRVQQYAHESSSQPASPRRFSYNPLSRPPPLNLNGEAANGSVHGHPMSPAIKTGPAVLNTNQPSTASSGHGHVGPSPPSPIPSMIPLPPMSLPTHLQLELAAQRPSPLYIHQSHLNDIPYESYTAKLERLKNVLLLPPYLERTLYFGALACLDAWLYTFTILPIRFFIALGVLIKWWAHVVSKEVRWLVGYVRDGLGRLWERGRSNQSRRPSDVSEQDRSRSCSRVREPSHDRGGVSASVLRDRLHHTRLETHADGNELPKSPLPNGRHPGPKSGTFRHKRTRSTPSSLSAFHKADLLQGAVIICSSLALMTLDASRMYHFIRLQSAIKLYVIYNILEVGDRLLSALGQDILECLFSNETLSRNSSGRSKILLPLGMFLLALAYNCLHSIALYYQVITLNVAVNSYSNALLTLLLSNQFVEIKSTVFKRFEKDNLFQLTCADIVERFHLWIMLLIIGMRNIVEVGAFSVPGAGFDLTHDDGSSAVPLHPPSILPHSFTVLPSWLMSGEALSPFLIVVGSEMLVDTIKHAYVTKFNNIKPTFYGRTLDILCKDYYTNAFVTPSLTRRLGLAVIPLSCLFIRASVQTYHMFLATHVPMPIPPSTQTSLTEESAVPSSPAMIAALSRFDALIRDSLGRATYGYPYGSPLNSRPWYAWTSDDFIAALTMVVVFFIVFLVLLILKLLLGMVLLKYSRNRYAKMKQKESIVAQGKAEVESYDAIGRRVGGRGDVEVTDDKARWIHADKSEGLKGGKGPGGKKGDDKGGKKADGDYMGVARYEMVAKRIW; encoded by the exons ATGGATCCCATCAACACTCGTTTCTCGTCGCCGCTTTCGactccagctcctccatcGGCCACCTCATCAACAGGCCCAGGTCAAGGATACCCTTCACCACCTGTAACCGCTCACGATGAGACATCCGCGTCGGAAGATGAGACGGGTAGAGGACGGTCCAAGTTCCCCATGCTGTCCGAGGTGGAAGTTGGTCTCGATGACCACATTGACGGCATACTATCACCGGCTAGCAAGGCTGGGTCCCGTGCTGCGTCAACGACCAAATCTCGCAACAGAGGGGTTAGTGGCTCGACGAACAAGACAAACGACAGCGTACAGCGACTCACAGCTGCTGAGATGCGGGAGCTGACGAGCTCTCCCGACTCCTTACCAATTGCGCCTGCCCCCGAGCGTCGTTCGATAGACCAGGagatggcggccaagacCGCTGATCAGCGGGAACAACTTCGACAGCGTCTACAGAGCCGTTCTCCGGATCCCAGAAGGCTGGACAAGATTCAAACGAATGGCACGGCTTTTGAGACTTGGACCACTGCCGGACCCAACGGGCTCTGGCAGATGAAAGATGGACCCCAACGGCCGTGTTCGCCGCGAACTGTGTCGACGCCCCCTACATCTCGGGTTCAGCAATATGCGCATGAAAGTAGCTCTCAACCCGCTTCACCTAGACGATTTTCGTATAACCCGTTGAGTCGACCTCCGCCGCTCAACTTAAACGGAGAAGCGGCCAATGGTTCTGTTCACGGGCACCCAATGTCCCCAGCAATCAAGACAGGACCGGCGGTTTTGAATACGAATCAACcttcaacagcctcctcTGGTCACGGCCATGTCGGTCCCAGCCCACCGTCGCCGATTCCATCCATGATTCCTCTCCCACCCATGTCTCTTCCCACACACttgcagctggagctggccgCCCAGAGACCAAGTCCTCTGTACATCCACCAATCCCATTTGAATGATATCCCTTACGAATCCTACACGGCCAAACTAGAGAGACTAAAGAACGTCTTATTACTACCTCCGTATCTGGAGCGAACCCTGTATTTTGGTGCTTTGGCATGTTTAGACGCATGGCTGTATACCTTTACTATTCTTCCCATTCGGTTTTTCATAGCGTTAGGCGTCTTGATAAAATGGTGGGCTCATGTGGTATCCAAGGAAGTTAGATGGCTCGTTGGATATGTACGAGATGGCCTAGGAAGGCTCTGGGAGCGTGGGCGATCAAACCAGTCTCGGAGACCTAGTGATGTCTCTGAGCAGGACCGCTCACGAAGTTGCAGTCGTGTGAGGGAGCCGTCTCATGACAGAGGGGGTGTATCCGCCTCAGTTCTCCGAGATCGATTGCATCACACGAGATTGGAAACGCATGCCGACGGGAATGAGTTACCGAAGTCGCCGCTGCCCAATGGCCGACACCCCGGGCCAAAGTCTGGCACTTTTCGACACAAAAGAACAAGGTCGACTCCTTCAAGCTTGTCGGCATTTCATAAGGCAGACTTGCTACAGGGAGCGGTCATTATTTGCAGCTCATTGGCCCTGATGACTCTCGATGCCAGCCGTATGTATCACTTTATCCGGTTACAATCCGCCATCAAGCTCTACGTTATATACAACATCCTTGAAGTCGGCGACCGTCTCCTCTCAGCCCTTGGCCAGGATATCCTAGAATGCCTCTTTAGCAACGAAACCCTATCACGCAACTCCTCTGGTCGATCCAAGATTCTCCTTCCGCTCGGCATGTTTCTGCTCGCCCTCGCCTACAATTGTCTACACTCCATCGCGCTGTACTACCAGGTCATCACGCTGAACGTTGCAGTCAATTCGTACTCAAACGCACTTCTTACACTCCTCTTATCCAACCAATTCGTCGAGATCAAAAGCACTGTGTTCAAGCGGTTCGAAAAGGACAATCTCTTCCAATTGACATGTGCAGACATCGTGGAGCGCTTCCACCTCTGGATCATGCTTCTCATTATTGGCATGCGCAATATTGTGGAAGTAGGCGCTTTTTCCGTTCCAGGAGCAGGATTCGATTTAACACACGATGATGGCTCAAGTGCAGTGCCGCTACACCCGCCATCGATTCTGCCACATAGCTTTACAGTGTTGCCTTCGTGGCTCATGTCTGGCGAAGCATTGTCTCCATTCTTGATTGTGGTTGGCAGCGAGATGCTGGTCGATACAATCAAGCATGCATACGTCACCaaattcaacaacatcaagccGACGTTCTACGGGAGAACCTTGGATATCTTGTGCAAGGACTACTACACAAAC GCCTTTGTGACTCCCTCACTTACACGTCGGCTCGGCTTGGCCGTCATCCCTCTCTCATGCCTCTTCATCCGCGCCTCTGTCCAAACCTACCACATGTTCCTGGCCACCCACGTTCCCATGCCTATTCCGCCATCGACGCAAACTTCACTAACCGAAGAATCCGCCGTCCCTTCATCCCCCGCCATGATCGCCGCCCTAAGTCGTTTCGACGCCTTGATCCGGGACTCCCTCGGCCGTGCAACATACGGCTACCCCTATGGTTCGCCGCTCAACTCCCGCCCCTGGTACGCCTGGACATCCGACGACTTCATCGCCgcgttgacaatggtggtggtattcttcatcgtcttcctcgtccttcTCATACTCAAGCTTCTCTTGGGCATGGTCCTCCTCAAATACTCGCGAAACCGATACGCCAAGATGAAACAGAAGGAAAGCATAGTTGCTCAGGGGAAAGCCGAGGTTGAGTCTTACGATGCCATTGGTAGACGCGTCGGCGGGAGGggtgatgttgaagtcacGGATGATAAAGCGAGGTGGATACATGCAGATAAATCAGAGGGATTGAAGGGCGGGAAGGGCCCGGGAGGCAAGAAGGGTGATGATAAAGGTGGGAAGAAGGCGGATGGTGATTACATGGGTGTAGCGAGGTATGAAATGGTCGCCAAGAGGATATGGTAG
- a CDS encoding glutathione s-transferase (similar to Leptosphaeria maculans JN3 XP_003843298.1) has product MVLQLYIDPASVNCHKVVAALDYMGTPYEIKHTDYMKGEHKTAEYAKINPNATLPSATDDGVAITQSNAIMQYAADKNGGSSAYPTDPKQRALVNCWLHWEASGWFRSNYVYLVENILKGISSMAPDQETLAAEEPNWLKLANVLNDQLGKTKYVVGDDITIADFAIMAPMHLYQIQKLPLDKVPNIQRWIGDIEKIPAWQSSQAYVNKVFGLDSDRYVRATLNYTKYSDDRSTEVYFYEDERAADAHHPGDDAQEVSIHDGWDRKGEYSEDKHGFSLHEFKSTYPRDKWQDETLVKEKFYPEVAEFVKNTVGAARVLVFDHTIRTKVNEAKKLTDESQTSQRAPVRLVHCDYTSESGPLRVRQLLGDEADDLLSRRVAFLNVWKPLAKVEEMPLAMCDITSSPKEDFFKLFLRYRDRTGENYVMRYSPEHRWVYFPDMDENHCIILKTYESDESRARFVGHSAFEDPTSKPDAPYRESVEIRTIAFF; this is encoded by the coding sequence ATGGTTCTCCAACTCTATATTGACCCGGCCTCGGTCAACTGCCACAAGGTCGTTGCCGCCCTGGATTACATGGGCACGCCGTACGAGATCAAGCACACAGACTACATGAAGGGAGAGCACAAGACGGCAGAATACGCAAAGATCAACCCCAATGCCACGCTGCCATCAGCAACAGACGATGGAGTCGCCATCACCCAgtccaacgccatcatgcAGTACGCGGCAGATAAGAATGGTGGCAGCAGCGCCTATCCCACGGATCCCAAGCAGCGCGCCCTCGTCAACTGCTGGCTACACTGGGAAGCATCCGGCTGGTTCAGGAGCAACTACGTCTACCTGGTAGAGAACATCCTCAAGGGCATCTCTTCCATGGCGCCAGACCAGGAGACGCTCGCGGCAGAAGAGCCCAACTGGCTTAAACTAGCCAACGTGCTAAACGACCAGCTCGGCAAGACAAAGTACGTCGTTGGCGACGACATCACCATTGctgactttgccatcatggcgcCAATGCATCTATACCAAATCCAAAAACTGCCGCTGGACAAAGTGCCCAACATCCAGCGATGGATCGGCGACATTGAAAAGATTCCTGCCTGGCAGTCTAGTCAAGCCTACGTAAACAAGGTCTTTGGACTAGACAGCGACAGGTACGTTCGCGCCACTCTCAATTACACCAAGTACAGCGACGACAGATCAACTGAAGTGTACTTCTATGAAGATGAGCGAGCGGCAGACGCCCACCACCCAGGGGACGACGCCCAAGAGGTGTCCATACACGATGGGTGGGACAGGAAGGGGGAGTATTCAGAGGACAAGCACGGGTTTTCATTACACGAGTTCAAGAGCACGTACCCAAGGGACAAGTGGCAGGACGAGACgctcgtcaaggagaagttCTACCCAGAGGTCGCCGAGTTTGTTAAAAATACAGTTGGCGCCGCGCGCGTCCTTGTCTTCGACCACACGATCCGCACAAAAGTGAACGAGGCGAAGAAACTGACCGACGAGTCTCAGACGTCGCAGCGTGCACCTGTAAGATTAGTCCACTGCGACTACACGAGTGAATCCGGGCCCCTTCGCGTGCGTCAACTGCTGGGCGATGAGGCGGACGACCTTCTCTCCCGACGAGTGGCGTTTCTGAATGTCTGGAAGCCGCTCGCcaaggtggaggagatgcCGTTGGCAATGTGTGACATTACGTCTTCGCCCAAGGAGGACTTTTTCAAGTTGTTTTTGCGCTATCGTGATCGCACGGGGGAGAATTATGTGATGCGCTACTCGCCCGAGCATCGGTGGGTGTATTTCCCGGATATGGATGAGAATCACTGCATTATACTCAAGACGTATGAGTCGGATGAGAGTCGGGCGAGGTTTGTGGGACATTCTGCGTTTGAGGATCCGACGTCGAAGCCGGATGCGCCGTATCGGGAGAGCGTGGAGATTCGTACGATAGCGTTTTTCTAG
- a CDS encoding covalently-linked cell wall protein (similar to Metarhizium acridum CQMa 102 XP_007809687.1), which produces MKWTSAASLGLAATAMAAAPPAGCSTSRDGKFQVSIYSLGNAKRDLEKRACEGEGTLVMTLNNGVLKDSHDRTGYIASNYQFQFDAPPQHNAIKSSGFSVCQNGSLALDGSTVFYRCLSGNFYNLYDRHWAAQCSPIEIVATSCTGGNTGGNGGNGGNGGKPVGTSMVQTTIVTVIADGQPQIHTTVIPIPMCQIGDGQVQVRTTPCASVPAPTMAPPVSQISDGQIQAPPKTAAPPPPVSQIGDGQPQAPTHTQAPPPPPVSQISDGQPQAPTHTQAPPPPPPPVTQISDGQPQAPTNVTTGPTAVPTAAANKVFPGFAAAVVAIFGAALYL; this is translated from the exons ATGAAGTGGACATCGGCTGCTTCCCTCGGCCTCGCGGCCAccgccatggctgctgctcCCCCAGCTGGCTGCAGCACTTCTCGTGATGGCAAATTCCAGGTCTCCATCTATTCTCTTGGAAACGCCAAGCGTGACCTTGAG AAGCGCGCTTGTGAAGGTGAAGGCACTCTGGTCATGACCCTTAACAATGGTGTCCTCAAGGATTCCCACGACCGAACTGGTTATATTGCCTCCAACTACCAGTTCCAGTTTGACGCGCCTCCTCAGCACAACGCCATCAAGTCTTCTGGCTTCTCAGTCTGCCAAAATGGCTCTCTTGCTCTGGACGGCTCTACTGTTTTCTACCGATGCCTCTCTGGTAACTTTTACAATCTGTATGACCGCCACTGGGCTGCTCAGTGCTCCCCCATTGAGATTGTCGCTACGTCCTGCACTGGAGGCAACACCGGAggcaatggtggcaatggtggtaACGGCGGTAAGCCCGTTGGTACCAGCATGGTTCAGACCACGATCGTCACTGTCATCGCCGACGGTCAGCCTCAGATTCACACCACGGTCATTCCCATCCCCATGTGCCAGATTGGTGATggccaggtccaggtccGCACCACTCCTTGTGCTTCCGTTCCTGCACCTACCATGGCTCCTCCGGTTTCCCAGATCTCGGATGGCCAGATCCAGGCTCCCCCAAAGACTGCCGCACCCCCTCCTCCTGTGAGCCAGATTGGTGATGGACAGCCCCAGGCTCCTACTCACACccaggctcctcctcctcctcccgtcAGCCAGATCTCGGATGGACAGCCCCAGGCTCCTACCCACACccaggctcctcctcctcctccgcctcccgTCACTCAGATTTCTGATGGTCAGCCTCAAGCTCCTACCAATGTTACTACTGGTCCTACTGCTGTCCCTACTGCCGCGGCCAACAAGGTCTTCCCTGGCTTTGCTGCTGCCGTCGTGGCCATCTTCGGCGCCGCTCTTTACCTGTAA